Within the Streptomyces sp. NBC_00353 genome, the region CGGTGATCGAGGACCCGGGGGCACTGGGGACCCGCCCGGTGCTGAGGTGTGTAAATGACACCATTGCCTAGCCGGGTGGCGGACCCATGGCGAGCCATGGCGCACCCATGGCGCACTGGGCCGTCCGGGTGCGGCGAGTTTCCGTCAATCCCAATTGTGGGTCTTGGTACCCACTACCCCGGCCAGGCATGTGCCGATGCCCTCTCAGCTATGCTGACGGACCCTCAAACGGTCAATAAAATAAGACAACATCGAGCCACAGTTCCGCTGATCGGGGGACGTCCACGGATAGGGTCATGTGCCAACGCGGAGCCGCGCGCCAGGCCCGGATGGTGGAATGCAGACACGGCGAGCTTAAACCTCGCTGCCCCTCGGGGGCGTGCCGGTTCGAGTCCGGCTCCGGGCACCACTGCGACATTCGGTGACCGTGCCGGTGCGGACGGGCGTTAGTTCAGCGATCAACCTTCATAAAGATCCTCCCCTGGCACTAGGGTGATTCTTTTGCCTACCCATTACTCTTGTGGGAAGGCCACGCAGGGTGGCCATGGAGGAGAGCAATGAGGAGCAGCAACCCGGTCTTCTCGCGACGGGGGTTCAGCCGCGACAACGGCTACGCGGGCTTCAACGCGGCGCCGCAGGCCGGGGCCCCTGTGACGGGTGCCGACCCGTACGCGCAGGGCACCGCCGCGAACCCGTACGCCACCAACCCCTACGCCCAGCAGGACACCCGGTACGGCGCCCCGCAGGCGCCCGCGCGCACCGGTGCGATGACGATCGACGACGTCGTCACGCGTACCGCGATCACGCTGGGCACCGTGGTGCTCGGCGCGGCCCTCGCCTGGGCCCTGCTGCCGGTCGACGAGGCCAACCTCGGCAAGTCCTACGGCATCGCGATCGGCGCTGCCCTGGTGGCATTCGTCCTGTCGCTCATCCAGTCGTTCAAGCGCAAGCCGGTCCCGGCGCTGATCGTCTCCTACGCGGCCTTCGAGGGTGTCTTCCTCGGGGTGATCTCCAGCGCGGTCTCCACGTACATCGGTCCCGGCGTGGTGATGCAGGCGGTGCTGGGCACCATGTGTGTCTTCGCCGGTGTGCTTTTCGCGTACAAGATGCGCTGGATCCGCGTCACCCGCCGGTTCTACGGCTTCGTGATGGCCGCCGCCATGGGCTTCATGCTCCTGATGGTGGTCAACCTGCTGTTCGCCGTCTTCGGCGGGGGTGACGGCCTGGGCTTCCGCAGCGGCGGTCTCGGCATCCTCTTCGGCGTCATCGGGATCATCCTCGGTGCGTGCTTCCTGGCCCTGGACTTCAAGCAGGTCGAGGACGGCATCGCGTACGGCGCGCCGCGCGAGGAGTCCTGGCTGGCGGCCTTCGGTCTCACCATGACCCTGGTGTGGATCTACCTGGAGATGCTGCGTCTGTTCTCCATCCTCAGCGGCGACGACTGACCGCACAGCCCCGCACGACGGAACGGCCCGCAGGCACACCGCCTGCGGGCCGTTCCGCTTGTCCGGATCTCGTACGCCTAAAGCAGCTTCCGCGCCGCCCGTCTCAGGTCGTACTCGTGGATGAGTGCCTTCGCGTGTCCATAGGCGAGGTCGTGTTCGCTCCGCAGCCAGCTGACCTTCTCGTCGAACCGGAGGGCGGGGCCTTCGTCGACGGTGCGGAGCCAGTCGGAGACTTCACGACCGGTGCAGCGGGGGATTCGGGAGAGCAGATTGCGATGGGTCTCTTCGGAGAAGACATGGTTCATCGGCGCCTCCGACGCATTGCGCGTTGCTGGTCCTTCCCGACACCGTGCCTGAGCGTCGGCCCGTTGGCAACCATCACGGACCGGCGCGTAGGGTCACTGAGTGCTCGATACGACCCCGCTGATCACCGCCGTGGACCGATTTGCCGACCGGCTGCGTGCCGCCCCGCAGAGCAGGCTGCAGCGCGGAGCCGCCGCCGAAGGGCTGGCCACGGCCAGGGAATTGGCCGTACGGGCCCAGCGCATCGAAGCGCCGGACCGTGCGCCGCGCATCCTGCCGGACGTCGGGATGTTCGCAATCGGCGACCAGCTCGCGGTCGTGGGGCGGGACTTGGCGGCGGCACTGGAAACGGCCCCGTCCGTGGAGCTGGACGAGGCCGTGCGATTCGTGGAGGAAGCGACCGCCCGGGCATTCGCGTAGCGGCCTTGGGCAGCGGCCGGGAGCCGCTGCGGGGAACCCGGGCTTCCCGGAAGGTTCCCGGGGGCTCCAGGGTTCCGGGAGTG harbors:
- a CDS encoding Bax inhibitor-1/YccA family protein — its product is MRSSNPVFSRRGFSRDNGYAGFNAAPQAGAPVTGADPYAQGTAANPYATNPYAQQDTRYGAPQAPARTGAMTIDDVVTRTAITLGTVVLGAALAWALLPVDEANLGKSYGIAIGAALVAFVLSLIQSFKRKPVPALIVSYAAFEGVFLGVISSAVSTYIGPGVVMQAVLGTMCVFAGVLFAYKMRWIRVTRRFYGFVMAAAMGFMLLMVVNLLFAVFGGGDGLGFRSGGLGILFGVIGIILGACFLALDFKQVEDGIAYGAPREESWLAAFGLTMTLVWIYLEMLRLFSILSGDD
- a CDS encoding DUF4287 domain-containing protein, producing MNHVFSEETHRNLLSRIPRCTGREVSDWLRTVDEGPALRFDEKVSWLRSEHDLAYGHAKALIHEYDLRRAARKLL